One window of the Mycobacterium sp. JS623 genome contains the following:
- a CDS encoding sugar phosphate nucleotidyltransferase, protein MGTSSEGIAHAVDAVVLVGGKGTRLRPLTLSAPKPMLPTAGLPFLTHLLSRIAEAGVEHVILGTAYKAEVFESELGDGSKLGLEIEYVHEDTPLGTGGGIANVATKLRHDTALVFNGDILSAADLGQLLVSHRAHDADVTMHLVRVSDPRPFGCVPTDAEGRVTAFLEKTQDPPTDQINAGCYVFARDVIEKLPRGRELSVEREVFPQLLTDGYKVCGYVDATYWRDMGTPEDFIRGSADLVRGIAPSPALGGRTGEAILHDGSSVAPGAVLVGGTVVGRGAEIGPGVRLDGAVIFDGARVEAGTVIERSIIGFGAHVGPRAVIRDGVIGDGAHIGARCELLRGARVWPGVLLPEHGIRYSSDV, encoded by the coding sequence ATGGGTACCAGTTCCGAGGGGATTGCGCACGCCGTCGACGCGGTGGTGTTGGTGGGGGGTAAGGGCACCCGGTTGCGCCCATTGACACTGTCGGCGCCCAAGCCGATGCTGCCCACAGCCGGCTTACCGTTCTTGACCCATCTGCTGTCGCGAATCGCCGAAGCCGGTGTCGAACATGTCATCTTGGGTACCGCGTACAAGGCTGAGGTGTTCGAGTCGGAGCTCGGGGACGGCTCCAAACTGGGGCTAGAGATCGAATATGTCCATGAGGACACGCCGCTGGGCACCGGTGGTGGCATCGCCAACGTGGCAACCAAGTTGCGCCACGATACAGCGCTCGTGTTCAACGGCGACATCCTCTCCGCTGCGGATCTGGGACAGCTGCTGGTATCTCATCGCGCGCACGACGCCGACGTGACAATGCATCTTGTACGGGTAAGCGATCCCCGGCCGTTTGGTTGTGTGCCCACCGATGCCGAGGGCCGCGTAACAGCATTCCTGGAGAAAACGCAAGATCCGCCGACCGACCAAATCAATGCCGGCTGTTACGTATTCGCACGCGACGTCATCGAGAAGTTACCTCGCGGACGAGAGCTGTCGGTCGAGCGCGAAGTATTCCCACAACTACTCACCGATGGGTACAAGGTCTGTGGCTACGTCGACGCGACGTACTGGCGCGACATGGGGACGCCGGAGGATTTCATCCGCGGATCGGCCGACCTGGTCCGCGGCATCGCTCCGTCGCCCGCCCTTGGCGGAAGAACTGGTGAGGCAATCCTCCATGACGGGTCGTCAGTCGCTCCGGGTGCGGTGCTTGTCGGCGGCACCGTCGTCGGTCGTGGTGCCGAGATCGGCCCCGGCGTGCGCCTCGATGGTGCGGTCATCTTCGATGGCGCGCGAGTGGAGGCAGGCACCGTCATTGAACGTTCGATCATCGGGTTCGGTGCACACGTCGGTCCACGAGCGGTGATCCGCGACGGAGTCATCGGCGACGGGGCCCACATCGGGGCCCGCTGCGAACTACTCCGCGGCGCTCGCGTCTGGCCGGGAGTTCTTCTCCCCGAACACGGAATCCGCTATTCCAGTGACGTGTAA
- a CDS encoding glycosyltransferase family 2 protein has product MAKLVSIWEGVTHTATRPTVSVVIPALNEARNLPHVAACMPNDVDEIVFVNGASVDDTAEVARELWPDAVHVSQTRKGKGNALACGILASSSDIIVLIDADCSTDPREIPRFVSALISGADFAKGSRFIQGGGSADITFLRRLGNWGLNALVNMLFATKYTDLCYGYNALWRHCIDVIRLPDVAATEPQWGDGFEIETLINVRVAANRLKIAEVCSYEASRIYGVSNLNAVKDGLRVLKTIRQEFAYTRQVTSSERADRPLAAVRPLTVEQPVVFGGPEPAA; this is encoded by the coding sequence ATGGCGAAGCTGGTAAGTATTTGGGAGGGCGTGACGCACACCGCCACGCGTCCAACGGTGTCGGTCGTGATTCCGGCGCTGAACGAGGCACGGAACCTTCCTCACGTCGCGGCATGCATGCCGAACGACGTCGATGAGATCGTTTTCGTCAACGGGGCGTCGGTCGACGACACTGCGGAGGTCGCCCGCGAGTTGTGGCCGGACGCAGTTCATGTCAGCCAAACCCGTAAGGGCAAAGGTAATGCGTTGGCTTGCGGGATACTTGCATCCTCGAGTGACATCATCGTACTGATCGACGCCGACTGCAGTACGGATCCGAGAGAGATCCCACGCTTCGTCTCTGCACTGATCTCTGGGGCGGATTTCGCGAAGGGATCCCGATTCATCCAGGGCGGGGGCAGCGCGGACATCACCTTCCTGCGGCGGCTTGGGAACTGGGGATTGAACGCACTTGTCAACATGCTGTTCGCGACCAAGTACACCGATTTGTGTTACGGATACAACGCATTATGGCGCCACTGCATTGACGTGATCCGGTTGCCAGACGTCGCGGCAACGGAACCGCAGTGGGGTGACGGATTCGAGATCGAGACGCTCATCAATGTCCGTGTCGCTGCCAACCGGTTGAAGATCGCCGAGGTGTGCAGTTACGAGGCCAGCCGCATCTACGGTGTGAGCAATCTCAACGCCGTAAAGGACGGGCTGCGGGTGCTGAAAACGATCCGGCAGGAATTCGCCTATACCCGACAGGTGACATCGTCCGAACGGGCCGACAGGCCGCTGGCGGCAGTCCGGCCGCTGACGGTCGAACAACCGGTCGTCTTCGGCGGTCCTGAACCGGCCGCCTAG
- a CDS encoding IS481 family transposase, whose translation MSHRNARTTFHGRLLMVRRYQAGWAKAHIATAMGVSRKSVHTWINRFEAEGEAGLSDRSSRPHSMPTRTPRALESQIVAWRRRQRCGPDEIAAKLGVSARTVSRVLRRRGVAYLRDCDPMTGELIRASKATAVRYERKHPGELVHMDVKKLGRIPDGGGWRALGRNKVARPPKAGRGFDYVHSLVDDHSRLAYSEILLDEKGPTCAAFLRRAAAYFHDHGIIRIERIMADNAWAYRYSLRQVCADLGAKQIFIRPHCPWQNGKVERLNRTLQTEWAYRQVFASNNAALAPWIENYNTQRRHSALGGLPPISRLLPT comes from the coding sequence GTGTCCCACCGTAATGCCCGCACGACTTTTCATGGCCGCCTCCTGATGGTGCGTCGGTATCAAGCGGGCTGGGCCAAAGCTCATATCGCCACCGCCATGGGGGTGTCACGCAAGAGCGTGCACACCTGGATTAACCGGTTCGAAGCCGAGGGAGAGGCTGGTCTGTCAGACCGTTCTTCGAGGCCGCATTCCATGCCCACTCGCACACCGCGTGCACTGGAAAGCCAGATCGTGGCTTGGCGCCGCCGTCAGCGATGTGGCCCTGATGAGATCGCCGCGAAGCTAGGAGTCAGTGCCCGCACAGTTTCGCGGGTATTGCGTCGACGTGGGGTCGCTTACTTGCGGGATTGCGACCCGATGACCGGCGAGCTGATCCGTGCGTCGAAGGCCACCGCAGTGCGTTACGAGAGAAAACATCCGGGCGAGTTGGTCCACATGGATGTCAAAAAGCTAGGGCGCATCCCTGACGGCGGCGGTTGGCGTGCACTCGGCAGAAACAAGGTTGCACGACCCCCCAAGGCAGGCAGGGGATTTGACTACGTGCACTCACTCGTCGACGACCACTCCAGGCTGGCATACTCCGAGATCCTGCTCGATGAGAAAGGCCCGACTTGTGCGGCATTTCTGCGTCGCGCCGCCGCCTATTTCCACGACCACGGCATCATCCGTATCGAGCGGATCATGGCCGACAACGCGTGGGCCTACCGCTACTCGCTGCGCCAAGTCTGCGCCGATCTGGGCGCCAAACAGATATTCATCAGACCCCACTGCCCCTGGCAGAACGGAAAGGTGGAACGCCTCAACCGCACCCTGCAAACCGAGTGGGCCTACCGCCAGGTCTTCGCCAGTAACAACGCAGCCCTTGCACCCTGGATCGAGAACTACAACACTCAACGACGCCACAGCGCACTCGGCGGCCTCCCACCGATAAGCCGACTGCTACCAACCTGA